In one Bifidobacteriaceae bacterium genomic region, the following are encoded:
- a CDS encoding ABC transporter substrate-binding protein, translating to MTSPLAVRCTALCLAALAAATALTGCSNSDEPAAQQSPTAQSTGWTYTDGAGLAIKLESQPTRIAAFADYAIGLLSYGITPVAIFGREDVATDQRFADYDLAEVAIVGNTYGEIDLEALAGAEPELIVTGIYPTDREGTLSLEEPYYAVADMEQQLQLEKIAPIAVVRIGGAGAQVVEDLNELARALGADPGAIDQARAAYYAAADTLTAAAQESDLELTMIYGSPDGIYLVKPQDEPSTELYTSLGLTFTDLNPDGDFYWDVYSWENAAQTMTGDVLLVFTEGYQEADFREQPTFAAHPALAAGQVYTWQDAAFDYNSQAAQFKYLTEILLNSKDVA from the coding sequence ATGACTTCTCCCCTGGCGGTGCGTTGCACCGCGCTGTGCTTGGCCGCGTTGGCGGCCGCCACCGCCCTGACCGGATGCTCCAACTCGGATGAGCCCGCCGCGCAGCAGTCCCCGACCGCCCAATCGACGGGTTGGACCTACACCGACGGTGCCGGCCTCGCCATAAAGCTGGAGAGCCAGCCCACGCGGATCGCCGCGTTCGCCGATTACGCGATTGGACTCCTCAGCTACGGGATCACGCCCGTCGCGATCTTTGGGCGTGAGGACGTGGCCACCGACCAACGCTTCGCCGACTACGACCTCGCCGAAGTGGCGATTGTCGGCAACACCTACGGGGAAATCGACCTTGAGGCCCTGGCAGGCGCGGAACCCGAACTGATCGTGACAGGCATCTACCCGACCGACCGCGAGGGCACCCTGAGTTTGGAAGAGCCCTACTACGCCGTGGCGGACATGGAGCAACAGCTTCAGCTTGAGAAGATCGCCCCGATCGCGGTCGTCAGGATTGGCGGCGCCGGAGCGCAGGTGGTTGAGGACCTCAACGAACTGGCCCGCGCCCTTGGCGCGGACCCGGGCGCGATCGACCAGGCAAGAGCCGCCTATTACGCCGCCGCCGACACGCTGACGGCGGCCGCCCAGGAGTCCGACCTCGAACTCACCATGATCTACGGCAGTCCAGACGGCATTTACCTGGTCAAGCCGCAAGACGAGCCGAGCACCGAGTTGTACACCAGCCTCGGCCTGACCTTCACGGACCTGAACCCCGACGGCGACTTCTACTGGGACGTGTACTCCTGGGAGAACGCGGCCCAGACCATGACCGGCGATGTGCTCCTGGTTTTCACCGAGGGCTACCAGGAGGCGGACTTCCGCGAGCAGCCGACGTTCGCGGCCCACCCCGCGCTGGCGGCCGGCCAGGTTTACACCTGGCAAGACGCGGCGTTCGACTACAACTCGCAAGCCGCTCAGTTCAAGTACCTGACCGAGATCCTGCTCAACTCCAAGGATGTCGCCTGA
- a CDS encoding M23 family metallopeptidase — MLDEPDESHPLTRRQLRLDNQSAAPGADHSATDASVHFVAPQPVLGEPIEPILPVEPLEVIEEIEPIAAPQPDLESFDLLAEIAKLQSAAAPAAPWAGWDADAWAGEPGVQAEPQWVAEQPRPERLEPDWRRIARGFAERAGELGQAGLAWAGRIGASPLPSAWVGRRAWVRLAELTDRVRVYLRGHTERAAAVACAGLLAGSAFIGLGQAPSSAAPLVQEDALRPLASTIEVVSRRNMAELMSRSMTAQVAEAAMIGETGPEIQAISESNVGLILRWDVSELAAEPEAQLTLRRGVGDAPPQTPAEGVDVPLGRDPGSVVDKGLQPDTSYSYTLFIQRPGEKPEVLAQLVASTRRYPTELVPGDKLAAGDRLTSPSNNHYVTVEADGGIALLNNRNQKLWSLDSERADGVNLLLRRDGTLVVLAGEETIWVADASAPGVRLVLTDQGELQLLRADGAVAWSSEEQGYQLRGGDSPYMVSADGWTQPGAGPVSSGYGMRIHPIYGVLKLHAGVDMAGARGKPIYAAHDGVVERVYQDSGGNWTIEINHGEGISTRYLHMDGLGGILVKEGDEVVRGEQIALTGNSGQSTGPHLHFEVLIDGQATDPVEFLKEHSITIR; from the coding sequence ATGCTTGACGAACCGGACGAGTCGCATCCGCTGACCCGGCGGCAGCTCAGGCTGGACAACCAGTCGGCGGCCCCGGGGGCGGACCATTCGGCCACGGACGCGTCAGTCCACTTTGTCGCGCCGCAGCCAGTTCTCGGGGAGCCGATTGAGCCGATCTTGCCGGTCGAACCGCTTGAGGTGATTGAGGAGATTGAGCCGATTGCGGCCCCTCAACCGGATCTGGAGTCATTCGACTTGCTTGCGGAGATCGCCAAGCTGCAGTCCGCGGCCGCGCCGGCGGCGCCATGGGCTGGTTGGGACGCCGACGCCTGGGCTGGCGAGCCGGGCGTCCAGGCGGAACCTCAATGGGTCGCGGAACAGCCCCGGCCCGAGCGCCTCGAGCCAGACTGGCGGCGGATCGCCCGCGGATTCGCCGAGCGCGCCGGCGAATTGGGACAGGCGGGACTGGCGTGGGCCGGCCGCATTGGCGCGTCGCCGCTCCCGTCCGCTTGGGTTGGACGCCGCGCCTGGGTGCGCCTTGCGGAGCTGACCGACCGCGTGCGCGTTTACCTGCGTGGTCACACCGAACGCGCGGCAGCGGTCGCATGCGCCGGACTGCTGGCCGGCAGCGCGTTCATCGGCTTGGGACAAGCGCCGAGCAGCGCGGCCCCGCTCGTCCAAGAGGACGCGCTGCGTCCGCTGGCCAGCACTATCGAAGTGGTCTCCCGGCGCAACATGGCCGAACTGATGTCGCGTTCCATGACCGCGCAGGTGGCCGAGGCGGCCATGATCGGCGAAACGGGGCCGGAGATTCAGGCCATTAGCGAGTCCAATGTCGGACTGATCCTCCGGTGGGATGTCAGCGAACTCGCCGCCGAGCCGGAGGCCCAGTTGACTTTGCGCCGTGGCGTGGGCGACGCCCCGCCGCAGACACCGGCTGAAGGCGTGGACGTGCCTTTGGGGCGGGACCCGGGTTCTGTCGTTGACAAGGGCCTGCAACCGGACACCTCCTACAGCTACACGCTGTTCATTCAGCGGCCGGGCGAGAAGCCAGAGGTGCTGGCTCAGCTGGTCGCCAGCACTCGCCGCTACCCGACCGAATTGGTGCCTGGCGACAAGTTGGCCGCGGGCGACCGGTTGACCAGCCCGTCCAACAACCACTACGTCACCGTCGAGGCGGACGGCGGAATCGCGCTTCTGAACAACCGGAACCAGAAGCTCTGGTCGCTTGACTCCGAACGAGCCGACGGCGTCAATCTGCTTCTACGGCGGGACGGCACGCTTGTCGTGCTCGCCGGCGAAGAGACCATCTGGGTGGCCGACGCCTCCGCACCGGGCGTCAGGCTGGTCTTGACGGACCAGGGCGAGCTCCAGTTGCTGCGCGCGGACGGCGCCGTCGCTTGGTCCTCGGAGGAGCAGGGCTATCAGCTCCGCGGCGGGGATTCCCCGTATATGGTCAGCGCGGACGGCTGGACCCAGCCCGGGGCCGGCCCGGTCTCCTCCGGATACGGCATGCGGATCCACCCGATCTACGGGGTGCTCAAACTCCACGCTGGCGTGGACATGGCTGGTGCTCGCGGCAAGCCGATCTACGCCGCCCACGACGGGGTGGTGGAACGCGTCTACCAGGATTCGGGCGGCAACTGGACCATCGAGATCAACCACGGCGAGGGGATCTCCACCCGCTACCTCCACATGGACGGTCTTGGCGGCATCCTGGTCAAGGAGGGGGACGAGGTGGTACGCGGCGAGCAGATCGCGCTGACGGGGAACTCCGGCCAGTCGACCGGTCCGCACCTGCACTTCGAGGTCCTGATAGACGGCCAGGCCACCGACCCGGTCGAGTTCCTCAAGGAGCACAGCATCACCATCCGGTGA
- the uvrA gene encoding excinuclease ABC subunit UvrA has product MSDPTPTIVRVSERLVVHGAREHNLKDVTVDLPRDRLIVFTGLSGSGKSSLAFDTIFAEGQRRYVESLSSYARQFLGQMDKPDVDFIDGLSPAVSIDQKATNRNPRSTVGTITEVYDYLRLLFARAGVQHCPECGAVITSQTPAQIVDQLLALPEGTRLQLLAPRVRGRKGEYTEVFEDLRAKGFARARVDGEVVSLATPPTLDKKVKHNIEVVVDRLVVRPEQRRRFTDSVETALREADGVLVADLVDKDPDDPERVLRFSEKRACPNEHQLTLEEIEPRTFSFNAPYGACPECTGIGTRLEVDPELVVPDPELSLNDGAIAPWRGAAWEYQQHVLASLAGDVGFRMNAPWRSLPERARQAILYGEDFKVHVKYRNRWGRQRQYSTGYEGVIPQIERRHAETESDWSRERWQSFMREVPCPVCQGSRLKPEVLAVTVGELSIAEVCALGIGECRSFLNGLELTGKQRAIAAQVLKEIDARLGFLLDVGLNYLSLDRPAATLSGGEAQRIRLATQIGSGLVGVLYVLDEPSIGLHQRDNHRLISTLTRLRDLGNTLIVVEHDEDTIRAADWIVDIGPGAGEHGGQIVHSGDIFGLEANSASLTGQYLARARQIPVPPKRRRTSKQRRVTVQGAVEHNLRDIDVSFPAGVFTAVTGVSGSGKSTLVNAILYNVLANELNGARHVPGRHRRVTGLELLDKVVHVDQGPIGRTPRSNPATYTGVWDHIRRLFAETPEAKLRGYGPGRFSFNVKGGRCEACKGDGTLKIEMNFLPDVYVPCEVCHGARYNPDTLEVHYKGKTVADVLAMPIEEAAEFFHPIGAIARHLDTLVNVGLGYVRLGQSAPTLSGGEAQRVKLASELQRRSTGKTAYVLDEPTTGLHFDDIRKLLGVLQGLVDKGNTVIVIEHNLDVIKSADWVIDLGPEGGAGGGLVVAEGTPEAVAANPASFTGQFLRPLLGLGVSAPEAVPESKPALV; this is encoded by the coding sequence GTGTCGGACCCAACCCCTACAATCGTCCGAGTGAGTGAACGGCTGGTGGTGCATGGAGCGCGAGAGCACAACCTCAAAGACGTGACCGTCGACTTGCCGCGCGACCGCCTGATCGTGTTCACCGGCCTGAGCGGATCCGGCAAGTCGTCCCTGGCGTTTGACACCATCTTCGCCGAAGGCCAGCGCCGCTACGTCGAATCCCTGTCAAGCTACGCGCGCCAATTCCTGGGCCAGATGGACAAGCCGGACGTCGACTTCATAGACGGCCTCAGCCCCGCGGTTTCGATCGACCAGAAGGCCACCAACCGCAACCCCCGCTCCACCGTGGGCACCATCACCGAGGTGTACGACTACCTGCGGCTGTTGTTCGCCCGCGCCGGGGTCCAGCATTGCCCCGAGTGCGGGGCGGTCATCACATCGCAGACCCCCGCGCAGATCGTGGACCAGTTGCTGGCGCTCCCGGAGGGGACAAGGCTGCAGTTGTTGGCCCCAAGGGTGCGCGGCCGCAAGGGCGAGTACACCGAGGTCTTCGAGGACCTGCGGGCCAAGGGCTTCGCCCGCGCCCGGGTGGACGGGGAGGTCGTGTCGCTCGCCACCCCGCCCACCTTGGACAAGAAGGTCAAACACAACATTGAGGTGGTCGTGGACCGCCTGGTGGTCAGGCCGGAGCAGCGCCGCCGGTTCACCGACTCGGTGGAAACGGCGCTCCGCGAGGCCGACGGCGTGCTGGTGGCGGACCTGGTCGACAAGGACCCCGACGACCCGGAACGGGTCCTGCGCTTCAGCGAGAAGCGGGCCTGCCCCAACGAGCATCAATTGACCCTGGAGGAGATCGAGCCGCGCACCTTCTCCTTCAACGCCCCCTACGGCGCCTGCCCCGAGTGCACCGGGATCGGCACCCGCCTGGAGGTGGATCCGGAACTGGTGGTGCCGGATCCCGAACTATCGCTGAACGACGGCGCCATCGCGCCGTGGCGTGGCGCGGCCTGGGAGTACCAGCAGCACGTCCTGGCCTCGCTGGCCGGAGACGTCGGGTTCCGCATGAACGCGCCCTGGCGGTCGCTGCCCGAACGGGCCCGCCAGGCCATCTTGTACGGCGAGGACTTCAAGGTCCACGTCAAGTACCGCAACCGCTGGGGTCGGCAACGGCAGTATTCGACGGGCTATGAGGGCGTCATCCCGCAAATCGAGCGCCGCCACGCCGAGACCGAGTCGGACTGGTCGCGTGAACGCTGGCAATCCTTCATGCGGGAGGTCCCCTGCCCGGTCTGCCAGGGGAGCCGCCTGAAGCCCGAGGTGCTCGCGGTGACCGTGGGCGAACTGTCCATAGCGGAGGTCTGCGCGCTCGGCATCGGCGAATGTCGGAGCTTCCTGAACGGGCTGGAGCTGACCGGCAAACAGCGGGCGATCGCCGCCCAGGTGCTCAAAGAGATCGACGCCCGGCTCGGGTTCTTGCTGGACGTGGGCCTCAACTACCTGTCGCTGGACCGGCCGGCCGCCACCCTGTCCGGCGGCGAGGCCCAGCGGATCCGGTTGGCCACCCAGATCGGGTCGGGGTTGGTGGGCGTCCTCTACGTGCTGGACGAACCCTCGATCGGCCTGCACCAACGCGACAACCACCGCTTGATCTCCACGCTGACGCGGCTGCGGGACCTGGGCAACACCCTGATCGTGGTGGAACACGACGAGGACACCATCCGCGCGGCCGACTGGATTGTGGACATCGGGCCGGGCGCGGGGGAGCACGGCGGCCAGATCGTCCATTCGGGCGACATCTTCGGACTGGAGGCCAACTCGGCGTCCCTGACCGGACAGTACCTGGCCCGCGCGCGCCAGATCCCGGTGCCGCCCAAGCGGCGGCGCACGTCGAAGCAGCGGCGTGTGACCGTTCAGGGGGCGGTTGAGCACAATCTGCGCGACATCGACGTGTCGTTCCCGGCTGGCGTGTTCACCGCTGTCACCGGCGTGTCCGGCTCCGGCAAGTCCACGTTGGTCAACGCCATCCTCTACAACGTCCTGGCGAACGAGTTGAACGGCGCCCGCCACGTGCCCGGACGCCACCGGCGCGTCACGGGGCTCGAGTTGCTGGACAAGGTGGTGCACGTGGACCAGGGGCCGATCGGGCGGACGCCCAGGTCAAACCCGGCCACGTACACCGGCGTGTGGGACCACATCCGGCGGCTTTTCGCGGAGACGCCGGAGGCGAAGCTGCGCGGCTACGGCCCCGGGCGGTTCTCCTTCAACGTCAAAGGCGGCCGCTGCGAGGCCTGCAAAGGCGACGGCACTTTGAAGATCGAGATGAACTTCCTGCCAGACGTGTACGTGCCGTGCGAGGTCTGCCACGGCGCCCGTTACAACCCGGACACCCTCGAAGTCCACTACAAGGGCAAGACGGTGGCGGACGTGCTGGCCATGCCGATCGAGGAGGCGGCCGAGTTCTTCCACCCGATCGGCGCCATCGCCCGGCATCTTGACACCTTGGTGAACGTGGGGCTTGGGTACGTCCGCCTGGGCCAAAGCGCGCCGACTCTCTCCGGGGGCGAGGCGCAACGCGTCAAACTGGCCTCCGAACTGCAGCGCCGCTCCACGGGCAAGACCGCCTACGTGCTGGACGAGCCAACCACGGGCCTGCACTTCGACGACATCCGCAAACTGCTGGGCGTGCTGCAAGGGCTGGTCGACAAGGGCAACACCGTCATTGTGATAGAGCACAACCTTGACGTCATCAAGTCAGCGGACTGGGTGATCGACTTGGGTCCGGAGGGCGGGGCCGGCGGCGGGCTGGTCGTGGCCGAGGGCACGCCCGAGGCGGTGGCGGCCAACCCGGCCAGCTTCACGGGCCAGTTTCTGCGGCCGCTGCTGGGCCTTGGGGTCTCCGCCCCTGAGGCCGTACCCGAATCAAAGCCGGCTTTGGTCTAA
- a CDS encoding iron chelate uptake ABC transporter family permease subunit, whose translation MTCPPERRARRRHLVTVLAACACVAVGLAGIRAGSSQLTTAEIARVLLGAGAPAQELVMLEFRLPRVVGGLAVGACLGLAGALTQTFARNPLATPDILGVTSGAAAGAVAAICLGGGTYGVGPILLTLGMPAAAAVGALATAAVVYGLAWRGGVESYRLILIGIGATAALGGVTSYLIATARITDASAAAQWMVGNLSGISWASVWPVLAALAVMAPVAATQARNLAVGQLGDELAAGLGVPLQRHRLIVIGCAVVLTAAAVSASGPVEFAAFVAPQIALRLAGAARPPLVASALAGAVLVAGADAVSRGVLPGETPVGIITAVVGAPYLIWLLIRRPGGRGSYE comes from the coding sequence ATGACCTGTCCGCCGGAGCGCCGGGCGCGCCGCCGCCACTTGGTCACCGTTCTCGCCGCGTGCGCGTGCGTGGCCGTCGGCTTGGCCGGAATCAGGGCCGGGTCGTCGCAATTGACGACCGCTGAAATCGCACGGGTTCTGCTGGGGGCCGGAGCGCCGGCTCAGGAACTGGTGATGCTCGAATTCCGGCTCCCGCGCGTGGTGGGCGGCCTGGCCGTGGGCGCCTGCCTGGGTCTGGCCGGAGCCTTGACGCAAACGTTCGCCCGCAATCCCCTGGCCACTCCCGACATCCTCGGCGTGACCTCGGGCGCGGCGGCCGGCGCCGTGGCCGCGATCTGCCTGGGCGGCGGCACCTACGGCGTGGGCCCCATTTTGCTGACCTTGGGAATGCCGGCCGCCGCCGCAGTCGGGGCTTTGGCCACTGCCGCCGTCGTCTACGGCTTGGCCTGGCGGGGCGGGGTGGAGAGCTATCGCCTGATCTTGATCGGGATTGGAGCCACTGCCGCGCTGGGCGGGGTCACCAGCTACTTGATCGCCACAGCCCGGATCACCGACGCCTCCGCCGCCGCGCAATGGATGGTGGGCAACCTCTCGGGGATCTCTTGGGCCAGCGTTTGGCCCGTGTTGGCGGCCCTTGCCGTGATGGCGCCCGTGGCCGCCACACAGGCCCGGAACCTGGCCGTGGGCCAACTGGGCGATGAATTGGCGGCCGGGCTGGGCGTGCCGCTGCAACGGCATCGGCTGATCGTGATCGGATGCGCCGTGGTTCTGACGGCCGCCGCCGTCTCCGCGAGCGGGCCCGTCGAGTTCGCGGCCTTCGTGGCGCCTCAAATCGCGCTCCGCCTGGCCGGGGCGGCACGGCCTCCGCTGGTTGCCTCCGCGCTGGCCGGGGCGGTGTTGGTGGCCGGCGCCGACGCCGTGTCGCGAGGCGTCTTGCCCGGTGAGACGCCCGTCGGCATCATCACCGCGGTGGTGGGGGCGCCGTACCTGATTTGGTTGCTGATCCGCCGTCCGGGCGGGAGGGGGAGCTATGAATAG
- a CDS encoding GNAT family N-acetyltransferase, with product MHIRPLLPRDWEDVSAIMAGSLGPAALDDQLPTPEQWEERYLPNHRLVAANREGRVTGWAALEPVSNRPAFAGVAGVAVFVEPAYRGQGFGRHLLANLIAAADEAGFWTLQVYVAPQNTAALHLLKDSGFRTVGRRERFAQVNGVRHDAVLLERRLPEDAAEAEALTQEIPEAS from the coding sequence ATGCATATTCGACCGCTGCTCCCGCGCGACTGGGAAGACGTCTCGGCCATTATGGCGGGATCACTGGGACCGGCGGCGCTGGACGACCAACTGCCAACGCCGGAGCAGTGGGAAGAGCGCTACCTGCCGAACCATCGCTTGGTGGCGGCTAACCGCGAGGGCCGGGTGACCGGTTGGGCGGCCCTCGAGCCGGTCTCGAACCGTCCCGCCTTCGCCGGAGTGGCCGGGGTGGCCGTCTTCGTGGAGCCCGCCTACCGGGGCCAGGGATTCGGCCGCCATCTGCTGGCCAATCTGATCGCCGCAGCCGACGAGGCGGGCTTTTGGACGCTGCAGGTTTACGTGGCGCCGCAGAACACGGCAGCCCTTCACCTGCTCAAAGACTCCGGCTTCCGCACAGTCGGCCGGCGCGAGCGCTTCGCCCAGGTCAACGGCGTCAGGCACGATGCCGTCTTGCTTGAGCGGCGTCTCCCCGAAGACGCCGCCGAGGCGGAGGCGCTGACCCAGGAGATCCCCGAGGCCTCCTGA
- a CDS encoding ABC transporter ATP-binding protein has translation MNRPANPTLEAHGVTLGYGGEPVFTALSLAIQPGQVTTLVGANGSGKSTLLRAFGRLLPAAAGHVAVEGRPLSSMPTRQLARRLAVLPQKPLTPPATTVRELVSRGRHPHQAWFRAWAAADTAAVDSALAATGLADLAERDVATLSGGQIQRAWIALILAQQTPVALLDEPTTFLDLAHQLDVLRLVRRVNRERGTTVLMVLHDLSLAGRFSDRLIALGDGRVVADGPPWEVLTPATLKLAFGLDAQVIPDPATGSPLVVPAP, from the coding sequence ATGAATAGACCGGCCAATCCCACGCTTGAGGCTCACGGCGTCACTCTGGGCTACGGCGGCGAACCAGTGTTCACCGCGCTGTCTCTGGCCATCCAACCCGGCCAGGTGACCACGCTGGTCGGCGCCAACGGTTCCGGCAAGTCGACCCTGTTGCGCGCTTTTGGCCGCCTGCTGCCGGCCGCGGCCGGGCATGTCGCCGTGGAGGGTCGGCCCTTGAGCTCGATGCCGACCCGTCAGCTCGCGCGGCGTCTGGCCGTCCTGCCCCAGAAGCCCTTGACTCCCCCGGCCACCACGGTGCGGGAGCTGGTTTCACGAGGGCGCCATCCGCACCAGGCCTGGTTCCGTGCGTGGGCCGCCGCCGACACGGCGGCGGTGGACAGCGCGCTAGCCGCCACCGGCCTGGCGGACCTGGCCGAACGGGACGTGGCGACGCTGTCCGGCGGTCAGATCCAGCGCGCTTGGATAGCGCTGATTCTGGCGCAGCAGACCCCGGTCGCGCTGCTGGACGAGCCGACCACCTTCCTGGACCTGGCCCACCAACTCGACGTGCTCCGCCTGGTGCGCCGAGTCAACCGGGAGCGGGGCACCACCGTGTTGATGGTGCTGCACGATCTCTCGCTGGCCGGGCGCTTTTCCGACCGCCTCATCGCCTTGGGCGACGGCCGGGTGGTGGCGGACGGGCCGCCTTGGGAGGTGCTGACCCCGGCCACCCTCAAGCTGGCGTTCGGCTTGGACGCCCAGGTCATTCCGGATCCAGCGACCGGCTCGCCGCTGGTGGTGCCCGCGCCCTGA
- a CDS encoding iron ABC transporter permease gives MPLSLPRPQSGRVHGRRSSALTLIALGVVAAVAASLLLGSKAIDPAAVVRRLANPAADVDAVVWGSRVPRTVLGLVVGMCLGAAGAVMQGQTRNPLADPGIFGVSAGASLAVVIGVRVAGTTSTLATLWFALIGAVAATIVVFGVAALGRGLSSPVPLAIAGTAVSTLLAAVTSFIVLGDEATLAAYRVWVIGSLSGRTLSGIWVAVVAAAAGGVFAAANARALNSLALGTDVARGLGENLVRARMTGLAAVTLLTASAVAITGPIGFVGLTAPHIARAAVGGDHRWLIPTSAAVGAGVLMLCDVVGRLGGGNGEVPVGTVLAVLGGIAFVAIVRRVRMAAL, from the coding sequence GTGCCCCTTTCGCTCCCCCGCCCGCAATCAGGGCGCGTTCACGGGCGCCGGTCGAGCGCGCTTACCCTGATCGCGCTTGGAGTGGTCGCGGCGGTGGCCGCCAGTCTGCTCCTTGGCAGCAAGGCGATCGACCCCGCCGCCGTGGTGCGGCGGTTGGCCAATCCGGCCGCCGACGTGGACGCGGTGGTTTGGGGGTCGCGGGTGCCGCGCACCGTCCTGGGGCTGGTCGTGGGTATGTGCCTGGGCGCCGCCGGCGCGGTCATGCAAGGCCAGACGCGGAACCCGCTGGCGGATCCGGGCATCTTCGGCGTTTCCGCCGGAGCCTCCCTCGCGGTTGTAATTGGGGTTCGGGTGGCGGGCACGACATCCACACTCGCCACTCTTTGGTTTGCCCTGATCGGGGCGGTGGCCGCGACGATTGTGGTCTTTGGGGTCGCGGCGCTCGGCCGTGGCCTGTCCAGCCCCGTCCCCTTGGCGATCGCGGGCACGGCGGTCTCCACCCTGTTGGCCGCCGTCACCTCCTTCATAGTGCTGGGCGACGAGGCCACCTTGGCGGCCTACCGCGTCTGGGTGATCGGCTCCCTGTCGGGCCGGACGCTCTCCGGAATCTGGGTGGCGGTGGTCGCGGCTGCCGCCGGTGGCGTGTTCGCCGCGGCCAACGCCAGAGCGCTGAACAGCCTCGCCCTGGGGACGGACGTCGCGCGCGGCCTGGGCGAGAATCTGGTTCGGGCGCGGATGACCGGCCTGGCGGCAGTCACACTGCTGACGGCCAGCGCGGTGGCGATCACCGGACCCATTGGGTTTGTCGGCTTGACCGCTCCGCATATCGCCAGAGCGGCCGTTGGCGGGGACCACCGGTGGCTGATCCCCACTTCGGCCGCGGTCGGGGCCGGTGTTTTGATGCTGTGCGACGTGGTGGGCCGCCTCGGCGGCGGCAACGGCGAGGTCCCCGTGGGAACGGTGCTGGCGGTGCTCGGGGGCATCGCGTTCGTCGCCATAGTCCGGCGGGTGCGGATGGCCGCGCTATGA
- a CDS encoding YciI family protein codes for MAIFAVHYRYADNQEAVAAAKPAHRAYLAERLDEGTLLASGPFADALEGLLIIRVDGLQDAEALVAADPIVRAGLVDQAAIRPWSPTLGPFTEG; via the coding sequence ATGGCGATCTTTGCCGTCCACTATCGTTACGCCGACAACCAAGAGGCGGTCGCGGCCGCCAAGCCGGCCCACCGGGCCTATCTTGCGGAAAGGCTCGACGAGGGGACGTTGCTCGCCTCAGGCCCGTTCGCAGACGCCCTCGAGGGCCTTTTGATAATCCGGGTTGACGGGCTCCAGGACGCCGAAGCCCTGGTCGCCGCCGATCCGATCGTTCGCGCGGGCTTGGTCGACCAAGCCGCGATTCGTCCCTGGAGCCCCACCCTGGGGCCGTTCACGGAAGGCTGA